A DNA window from Anastrepha ludens isolate Willacy chromosome 6, idAnaLude1.1, whole genome shotgun sequence contains the following coding sequences:
- the LOC128867087 gene encoding RING-box protein 2-like produces the protein MTSHKLSLCTILCKSVQYFSDACLRCQAENKREVLGRQDCVVVWGECNHSFHHCCMSLWVKQNNRCPLCQQEWSIQRMGK, from the exons ATGACGAG TCATAAATTATCTTTGtgcacaattttatgcaaatctGTTCAATATTTTTCGG ATGCTTGTCTTCGTTGTCAGGCGGAAAATAAACGCGAGGTACTCGGCCGTCAGGATTGTGTGGTGGTTTGGGGCGAATGCAATCATTCATTCCACCACTGTTGCATGTCGCTCTGGGTGAAGCAGAACAATCGTTGCCCACTCTGTCAACAAGAGTGGTCCATTCAACGCATGGGCAAGTAG